GATTTCGTTGATATGCCGACCGGGATTAAGTTGGATTGTTTCGCGGACGCGATCGTAAATCACCACCGTATCGTTGACCGAGAAACCGACGATCGTTAACAGCGCCACGACAAATAAACTATCGATTTCGGTTTTCAACGGGGTGAGTCCGAGAATCGCGAAGAAGCCGACCGTGATCAAAACGTCGTGGAACAGCGCGATGATGGCGAAGAGCGCGTAATCCAATTCAAAGCGGAACGTCATGTAGAGCGTGATACCTGCAAAGGAAACGATCAGTGCGACTAGGGCAGATTGAAACAGTTGTCGCCCGATCGTCGGCCCAACCGTGTCGATCTGCGTTTTTTTCGCATCAAACTTACCGACTTTTGATTCGAGTTCTGCTTGCAGTTTAGTGCGCTGATCTACGCTGAGCGTATTCGTCCGAATCAAAGCAGCGCGCTGGTCTTGACCGACGAGCTGCAGACTAGCATCTCCTAGATTCTCATCGCGCAGCACTTCGCGGATCGCGTCGAGGCTAATCGGTTTGTCGCAGTTTCCAGGCTGACTGCAATCGAGTTCTACCTGAAGCCGCGTTCCACCTTTGAAGTCAAGCCCCGGACGCAACGGCGTACCAATTTGAGTTTGCAGAATCACCATCGCAATGATGCCGGCAAGAATACAGAGGGCAGAAATCGTCCACCACAATCCCCGTTGGCGAATGACATTCAGTTTCATCAAGTGGTCTCCGAGATCGATTGTTTAGCTTTATGCAGATTGGGACAGAACCATGCTGGCTTGCGGAGTCCCGGAAACGTAATCGCGTACATCATCAGTGTGCGGCTGCAAGTGACTGCGGTGAACATACTGATCGCAACCCCTAACAACAGCGTTACGCCAAATCCTTTGACCAGTCCTGAACCGAACCAAATCAAGGCAATACAGGCGATCGCAGTCGTCACGTTACTGTCAAGAATGCTGGAGAAGGCGCGGAAAAAGCCGGATTCGACCGATCGATACAGCGTCTTTCCAGCAAGTAACTCTTCACGAGTCCGCTCAAAAATCAGAATGTTCGCATCAACCGCCATCCCGATACTGAGAATGAATCCGGCGATTCCAGGCAGTGTCAAGGTCACGCCTAAGAGCTTGAATCCGGCATAGGTTAAGAGCGCATAGATGATCAGAGAAATTGCGCTGATTACACCCGGCAATCGGTAATACACAATCATGAAGCCGAGAACCAACAGCAATCCACCGATTCCTGCGTAAATGCTGCTCTGAATACTATCGCGTCCCAGAGTTGCGCCGACGGTGCGGTTTTCAACGACTTCGACCGGGAACGGTAACGCACCCCCGCGTAATTGCACCGCTAAGTCGGTTGCTTCTTGAGCGGTAAAGCGTCCGGTAATCGTGGCTCCTCCGCCTGTAATTCCGGTTTGAGCGAATTCTGCACCCACAGACGGGTAGCTGATTAATCCGTTATCGAGGAAGATGCCCAGCGATCGACCCGTTCCCGCTAAGCTTTTCGTCAGCTGGGCGAATTTGTCGCCGCCTTCCTGGTCGAATTTCAGTCCGACGCTAAACGCATCTGAGCCAGGGGCGGATTCTGCAAAAGCGTTCTGTAAATTTTTACCGACTAGCGCGGGTGGATCAAATAGAGACGCGATCGCTTCGTTGCTGCGTTTGATCGCGGCTTGATTTTCCTCGATCGCTTTTGCGTCGTCGGATTTACGCAGTTCGGCTTGCTTTCTGAGGAACTCTTGGCGGATCGATTGTTCGATCCGGAGCCTGTCTTCGGTTCCGGCTTTTTGTGCCCGGAAGTCAAGCTGTGCGGTGCCGCCTAAAACGCGCTCGGCTTGTTCCGGGTCGTTGACTCCGGGCAACTGGACTAAAATTTGATCTTCGCCCGCCGTTTGAACGAGCGGTTCGGACACGCCCAATCCGTTAATCCGACCTTCGATCACGCGCTGCACGTCTTCTAGCTGCTGCTGCGTGATTCTTTGCACATCACCCGTTGGCTTGACCTGGATCGTAATCTGCGATCCGCCGCGCAAATCCAAGCCGAGCAGGGCTGGAAAATGGCGCTGATCGAAGATGATGTAGAGCGAACCCAGCACCAGCACCAAAATCAGTATTAATAATCCTCGTTGCCGTCCCATAGCCAGTCTTTATTATGACAAAGGCTATGATAGCGCTTTCTTTGTATGACGTTGCATTCGATACGGTTTCAGCAACAAAAACGCCTGATTGGAAAGATGAGCGATCGCGCTTTGTGTTGGCATCTCTAGAGGTGAATTGATCGAAGGTCGGCTTTCGTCTTCTGAGTTGTAGGCTGCGATCGCACAAGTATACTGACAGCGCTTCACGATCAAATCAATCTGATACCGAATCAATTTATTAATGCGACAGATCCTTCGCCCCCTAAATCCCCCATACTGGGGGACTTTGAGAATCCGAAACAGATTTAGGCTTGAAGTCCCCCACTCGTGGGGGATTTAGGGGGCGAAGGATCTGTCGCACTCAAAAATCAATTTGGTATGAGGCGATGGCGATCAAGGATTGGAAGTGGCACTGCACGATCGATTAGTCGGGGTTGAGGAGCGCTTGGAATCGATCGTCTTGCCGACGAAATTTCTCTTCAATTTATACCGAATTAGACATAAAATGCGACAGATCATACTCAAAGTCCCCCAGAATGGGGGATTTAGGGGGCGAGAATCTGTCGCATCCACAAATCAATCTGGTATTACTCAACCACAGGTAATGGCGTGTTGCAGAATGGCAATTGCTGAGTCAACCTGCTTTTGGAAGCCATAACAGCAGGCTTTGCCGTAATTCAGTAACGCGGAATCAGCAGAGATCGAGTGCGATCGCTGATTCCATTGGGCATCCTCAGACGGTATACCTTTCTATCCCTAAAGCAGCTCTACCCGATGGCATCCCAGAATCTTCCCGCCCAGCTTTCAGACACCGACCTCGAAGAAATCAAAGCCGCCCTTGCGACGATCGAAGCCCAGATGCCGTTTCTAGTGCATCTCAGCACCGAAGAACGCCGCAAGCTGTTCAAGATGGGCAACAAAAGCCTCTCGTTTGTCAACAACAGCCTGATCGCCGCTCAATCCAATCCCGATATTCTCCCTGCCAGCTTCGATCTCGACAAGTTCCGCAGCAACTATGAACTCGCGACCACCCTGACCGAAGTGCTTCTGAGACTGCAACAACTCACCGAAAAAGTAGACGATACCTTAATCTCGGTGAGCAGCGAAGCGATGACCGATAGCCTCACTGTCTACGACTACATCAAAACCGCCTCTAAAAAGACTCCGGGACTCAAAGCCGTTGCCGATCAGTTAGGCGAACGCTTCAAAGCCACTCGCTCCAGAGCATCGAAAGAAGCCCCGACTCCTGCATCCGTTTCTTAATCAAGTTCCAATACTCGCTGATGAATCATTTAATCTCGTTGGCGAGTGTTGATCACTCATTCACGAGTCTTTATGACTCACGCACGAGTGTTTGATCCTCGCGGGCGAGTGTTGATCACTCATTCACGAGTCTGCGATCGTCGTTGGCGAGTATTGATCACTCATTCACGAGTCTTTGATCGTCGCCCACGAGTGTTGATCACTCACGCACGAGTCTCGAATCCTCGTCGATGAGTCTTGATCGCTCGTGGATGAGTGCCAGTTTCTAGAAGGAGTTGTCGATCGCTTCGTTTCAGTCGGCTTCAGCCCCCTAAATCCCCCAAATTTGGGGGACTTTGAATGTCAAAAATTTCCTGGAATCCCAAAATTACTTATTGTCAAAGTCCCCCAGAATGGGGGATTTAGGGGGCAGTTTGCCAGTGACTTCAACTCCCTTCTAAACCTTCAACGGAACCATGTTGCGAACCGCTTCCACAATCTGCGGCGGTTGCACGATCGTTAAAGCCTCAAGCGTTCCATTGTAAGGAGTCGGAATATCTTGCGAAGACATCCGCAACACGGGCGCATCGAGTTCATCGAAGAAGCGATCGTTAATCGAAGCGGTCAGTTCCGCTCCAATTCCCCCAGTTCGCATACATTCTTCCACAATAATCACGCGATGCGTTTTGCAGATTGATTCACCGATCGTCTCAAAATCCAGTGGCTTGAGCGAAAGCAAATCAATTACTTCGCAGTCATACCCTTCTTTATCTAACGTCTTCATCGCCTGCATCACATGATGCCGCATTCTCGAATACGTCAGAATCGTGACATCTTTGCCTTTTCGCACGACTTCAGCTTTATCAAGCGGCAGGTAATATTCTTCGCTCGGCAGGTCTTCTTTCAGGTTGTAAAGCAGAACGTGCTCAAAAAACAGCACGGGATTATCGTCTCGAATCGCCGACTTCAGCAATCCTTTGGCGTTGTAGGGAGTCGAACACGTAACGATCTTCAATCCGGGAACCGCTTGGAAATAAGCTTCCAGCCGTTGCGAGTGTTCTGCACCTAAGCGGCTACCGACTCCACCAGGGCCGCGAATCACGATCGGGATCTTGAAGTTCCCACCCGACGTATAGCGCAACATCCCCGCATTATTCGAGATCTGGTTGAACGCCAGCAGCAAAAAGCCCATGTTCATACCTTCGATAATCGGGCGCAATCCGGTCATTGCCGCGCCGATCGCCATCCCGGTAAAGCTGTTTTCAGCGATCGGCGTATCGAGCAGCCGCAGATCCCCATACTTCTTATATAAATCCTTCGTGACTTTGTAGGAGCCGCCGTAATGACCGATATCTTCTCCCATCACCAAAACCGTCGGGTCTTTTGCCATTTCTTCGTCGATCGCTTCCCGAAGGGCATTAAAGAAGAGTGTCTCTGCCATTGCGTCTCAATCTAAATAAAGTACGTGCAAGGTCTCATTTTATAAGGAGCGAGGACATTCCGTATAGTGATCTCGCAACAAACACGATTTCCCGCGAATGCCAGCCTTCCCATAAAATTGAAGATCTGTCGTGAATGGGTAAAAAGCTGTGGCGTTTAAAGTCGGTTTGTTGGGATTGGGAACGGTCGGGACTGGAACAGTTGAAATTCTCCGTGATCCGGCTCAACGTCACCCGTTACTGCAAGAGATTGTGATTCATAAAGTCGGAGTGCGATCGATTGACAAACCCCGCATCGTTCCGTCAGAACTGCTCACGACCGATTTAGAGTCGATCGTGACCGACCCAGAAATCGATATTGTGGTCGAAGTGATGGGCGGTTTAGAACCCGCTCGATCGCTAATGCTGAAAGCGATCGCAAACAAGAAGCACGTCGTCACCGCGAATAAAGCTGCGATCGCCCGATTTGGCGCTGAAATTTTTACAGCCGCATCGGAAGCGGGCGTTTACGTCCTGCTAGAAGCAGCAGTCGGCGGCGGAATTCCGGTAATCGAACCGCTCAAACAATCGCTCTGCGCGAATCGGATCAACACGGTAACAGGCATCGTCAACGGCACGACAAACTACATCCTCACCCGAATGCAGCTTGAAGGCGGTGACTTTGCCGAAATTCTTGCCGATGCTCAAAAGCTTGGATATGCCGAAGCTGATCCCACTGCCGATGTCGATGGGTTAGACGCTGGGGATAAAATCGCGATTTTGGCATCTCTTGCATTTGGCGGACGAATCAAACTGCCAGAAGTCTATTGCGAAGGCATTCGGAATGTCAGCGCGATCGAGATTGCCTACGCCGAAAAACTCGGATTCGTGATCAAATTGCTGGCGATCGCGAAACGCAAATCAAGCGATGAACTTGAAGTCAGAGTCCACCCCACACTGGTTCCGAAAGCGCATCCACTTGCCAGCGTTAACGATGTCTATAACGCGATTTTGATCGAAGGCGATCCAATCGGACAAGTAATGTTCTTTGGGCGAGGAGCAGGAGCTGGCCCAACCGCCAGCGCTGTGGTTGCAGATGTCCTCAATATCGCGGCATTGCTGAAAGTTGAGCGTACCACTCAGCGCGGAGAATCCTCTGTGCTTGATCCACTCTTAGCGTGTTCACATCAGCATTACTGCACGATCGCGCCCATGAAAGAACTCTCAACCCGCTTTTATGCAAGGTTCTTAACGCGAGATTATCCGGGAGTTATTGGAAAGCTTGGCACCTGTTTCGGAGATCATGAGGTCAGCTTGGAATCTGTCGTTCAGGCGGGAATTCGAGATGGAGCCGCCGAGATCGTGGTCGTGACCCATGAAGTTCAGGAAGGAAATTTCCGTGCAGCACTCAGCCAAATTGAGCAGATGGACACGGTTGAAAAAGTAGCGAGCGTTTTACGAGTGCTCTAGATTAACTTTTGGAAGCGAATCTTGGGTAAACGCCCCACACCCCTGCTTCTTTCTAAGCCTTCAGAATCAAGCAAAAGTTCGAGGTCGCCCGCAAGATTAGAAACAGACTTAGATTGTCGACGAATCGGGTTCCAAGCCCCACTGCTGTTTGAGGAAGTGACGATACATCGTCTCACGCATCAGCATCTGCTCGTAGAGTTTCACAAGAAATTCTTGCGCTTGCTCACGGCTCATTTGCTGAACCTGAGTTTCAAACGATCGAATGCTGAATTGTTGCTCCAAGGAAAGTTCAACAGGTTGACTCATAGCAATTACGCTCCAGATAAAAAGAGAGTAGACCAATTACAGGATTCAATGACTTAAAAGTCAATGGGGTTTATCCTGAACAAACTCGGTTGATTCTTTTGGGGATTCCCTAAAATAAATCTAAATTCCGAACTTGATATTAAAAAAGATAACAAGCATTTGACAAAACGACCATCCGCCACTGGGGTAATAACCTGGGGGATACCCGTACATCTGAGGGGAGACGATGATTATCTTTTGGGTGACGCTTGCCTGGATTGGCGGTATAGCAGCGATTCTGGGCAGCTTGATGACGATCGCAAGCCTGCTGCTTTGGACGATCGAGGGAAATTGGCAGGGGCGATTAAAAGTTTTGGGATTTTCGCTCGGCTGTGCGATCGTGGGATTTTTACTGTTGCGGCTGATCCCGTTCTCTGTGCTGTGACACGATTGCAGCAGAATACGCACAAGCCTGAGCCGAACCAGCTCAAATTCAAGCCGCTCAGGTTGCAAGGTTATCGATCGACTCAGGGAGATCGCTTATTCAATAAATGCCTGCGATTTCTGCTTCATTTTCGCCAGGATGTTATAAAACCCATTTGCCCGCGAAGGAGTTAAGCTCACATCCAGTCCCGTCGCCTTGATGAATTCCGGCGAGAGATCGACGACTTCTTGCGGGGGCAATCCGCTGAGTCCTTCAACCAATAGCGCCACTAATCCTTTCACCAACTGCGAATCCGAATCGCCCTCAAACTGCACTTTTCCGTCTGCCAAATTCGCCACCACAAAGACCTGCGATGCACAGCCTGAAACTTTGTTTTCTGGCATTTTTTCCGACTCTGGAAACGGCTTAAGACGCTGAGCCAGGGTGATGAGAAGCTCGTACTTGCGTTTGGGTTCGGTCGATCGCGCTAAGCGTTGCACAATGCGATCGAGTGCGGGGGGAAGTTGCGTGGATGACAATGACATGACTCTTAGCTGATCGGGTTAGACGACTCAGTTGAATTTCAACAAGCGCTGCTATTCCATTGTAGTATGTGCGGCTGAGCCGTTCAGCCTAGATTTTGCAAGGATAAGAAAACTCTGACTCATGAAGCATCAGAGTTTTGCCAAAAGAACTAGCGATTCAATTTGGATGAATTAAGCTAATTGCATTGCCGTGCCAAAATTTTGCGTCCAGTATCCATTATGGTATCCCACACCAAGCTCCTTTAGATTGGGATTAAGGATATTTTGCCTATGTCCAGGACTATTCATCCAAGCAGTCACAACATCTTGAGGCGTGGGTTGTCCAAATGCAATATTTTCGGCAGCTCTAGAATAGCTGTAGCCTCCAGTCCGCATTCGATCCCAAGGCTGGGAACCATCGAGTCCTTGATGACTGAAATAGTTGCGCGTTGCCATGTCTTGACTGTGCTTTTCAGCCACGTCATTCAACGTCAAATTGAGCGTCAGGGGTGGCAGTCCTTGCTGCATCCGCTGCTGATTGGTGAGGTCGAAAACCTGCTGCTCAAATGCACCAAATGCTGGATCGGGGGCGGCTTGAACGGGGCTAGGTGGCGGTGCAGTTTCAAGCGGTGCAGGACTGCTAGATTGAGGCTGCACGGGCAGTACGTCGGGCTGGGTTCCGAAACTGAATCGATCGAGAAAACGCCTCCCTTGAAGGGCTTGTTCGCTTCGCAGAAATGGATTCAATTGGTCAACTGAGCGAAATATCATGTTGATTTACCTTGAATAACAATATGCAGAAATCGCCATGCCAAATTTGACCCCGATTTGGGATCTGATTTGAAGCGGGCATTCTGAACGGTGCGATCGCACACGTTGATCGCATCTTTGAACGACTAGAACCCTTGGTGAAGTCGTGAGACTAGCTGTGTGAAAACCTGATTGAATCGTGAGTGATCGCA
This is a stretch of genomic DNA from Cyanobacteria bacterium FACHB-DQ100. It encodes these proteins:
- the secF gene encoding protein translocase subunit SecF, with protein sequence MKLNVIRQRGLWWTISALCILAGIIAMVILQTQIGTPLRPGLDFKGGTRLQVELDCSQPGNCDKPISLDAIREVLRDENLGDASLQLVGQDQRAALIRTNTLSVDQRTKLQAELESKVGKFDAKKTQIDTVGPTIGRQLFQSALVALIVSFAGITLYMTFRFELDYALFAIIALFHDVLITVGFFAILGLTPLKTEIDSLFVVALLTIVGFSVNDTVVIYDRVRETIQLNPGRHINEIVDDAVNQTLTRSLNTTLTVLLTLFALFFFGGETLKNFALALIIGFTMGAYSSIFIASTLLALWREKRGRAFAPVTAEATSD
- the secD gene encoding protein translocase subunit SecD, whose protein sequence is MGRQRGLLILILVLVLGSLYIIFDQRHFPALLGLDLRGGSQITIQVKPTGDVQRITQQQLEDVQRVIEGRINGLGVSEPLVQTAGEDQILVQLPGVNDPEQAERVLGGTAQLDFRAQKAGTEDRLRIEQSIRQEFLRKQAELRKSDDAKAIEENQAAIKRSNEAIASLFDPPALVGKNLQNAFAESAPGSDAFSVGLKFDQEGGDKFAQLTKSLAGTGRSLGIFLDNGLISYPSVGAEFAQTGITGGGATITGRFTAQEATDLAVQLRGGALPFPVEVVENRTVGATLGRDSIQSSIYAGIGGLLLVLGFMIVYYRLPGVISAISLIIYALLTYAGFKLLGVTLTLPGIAGFILSIGMAVDANILIFERTREELLAGKTLYRSVESGFFRAFSSILDSNVTTAIACIALIWFGSGLVKGFGVTLLLGVAISMFTAVTCSRTLMMYAITFPGLRKPAWFCPNLHKAKQSISETT
- a CDS encoding alpha-ketoacid dehydrogenase subunit beta: MAETLFFNALREAIDEEMAKDPTVLVMGEDIGHYGGSYKVTKDLYKKYGDLRLLDTPIAENSFTGMAIGAAMTGLRPIIEGMNMGFLLLAFNQISNNAGMLRYTSGGNFKIPIVIRGPGGVGSRLGAEHSQRLEAYFQAVPGLKIVTCSTPYNAKGLLKSAIRDDNPVLFFEHVLLYNLKEDLPSEEYYLPLDKAEVVRKGKDVTILTYSRMRHHVMQAMKTLDKEGYDCEVIDLLSLKPLDFETIGESICKTHRVIIVEECMRTGGIGAELTASINDRFFDELDAPVLRMSSQDIPTPYNGTLEALTIVQPPQIVEAVRNMVPLKV
- a CDS encoding homoserine dehydrogenase produces the protein MAFKVGLLGLGTVGTGTVEILRDPAQRHPLLQEIVIHKVGVRSIDKPRIVPSELLTTDLESIVTDPEIDIVVEVMGGLEPARSLMLKAIANKKHVVTANKAAIARFGAEIFTAASEAGVYVLLEAAVGGGIPVIEPLKQSLCANRINTVTGIVNGTTNYILTRMQLEGGDFAEILADAQKLGYAEADPTADVDGLDAGDKIAILASLAFGGRIKLPEVYCEGIRNVSAIEIAYAEKLGFVIKLLAIAKRKSSDELEVRVHPTLVPKAHPLASVNDVYNAILIEGDPIGQVMFFGRGAGAGPTASAVVADVLNIAALLKVERTTQRGESSVLDPLLACSHQHYCTIAPMKELSTRFYARFLTRDYPGVIGKLGTCFGDHEVSLESVVQAGIRDGAAEIVVVTHEVQEGNFRAALSQIEQMDTVEKVASVLRVL
- a CDS encoding NblA/ycf18 family protein translates to MSQPVELSLEQQFSIRSFETQVQQMSREQAQEFLVKLYEQMLMRETMYRHFLKQQWGLEPDSSTI
- a CDS encoding SufE family protein, producing the protein MSLSSTQLPPALDRIVQRLARSTEPKRKYELLITLAQRLKPFPESEKMPENKVSGCASQVFVVANLADGKVQFEGDSDSQLVKGLVALLVEGLSGLPPQEVVDLSPEFIKATGLDVSLTPSRANGFYNILAKMKQKSQAFIE
- a CDS encoding CAP domain-containing protein — protein: MIFRSVDQLNPFLRSEQALQGRRFLDRFSFGTQPDVLPVQPQSSSPAPLETAPPPSPVQAAPDPAFGAFEQQVFDLTNQQRMQQGLPPLTLNLTLNDVAEKHSQDMATRNYFSHQGLDGSQPWDRMRTGGYSYSRAAENIAFGQPTPQDVVTAWMNSPGHRQNILNPNLKELGVGYHNGYWTQNFGTAMQLA